One part of the Cyprinus carpio isolate SPL01 chromosome B12, ASM1834038v1, whole genome shotgun sequence genome encodes these proteins:
- the slc35f3a gene encoding putative thiamine transporter SLC35F3a, producing MDSSECPMKQNDSVSEAMRKPSDMSPRRLSDISPQIRQLKSLVIDEDLSEELKSSRSVEYINNASIEERILRITGYYGYEPWDASRGEDQPNSEKVEVKVDGHSATETVKSDCGNRLQALRCCMHMTAVHLRRALWGVAVVICICVSWTGCTQLAKITIRRLNVPFTLTWFSTSWNCAIFPLYYLGHLCCSKDRQTPRQRFRECCQFLGDDVLSLRMLLSRVAPFGVLWTLTSYLYLQGLRRIPATDACALFCCSRAFVFLISWIVLRERFMGVRIVAAILAIGGIVMMTYADGFHSYSVIGISLVVGSASTAAIYKVLFKLVLGSAKLGEAAVYLTVLGGANLVFISAVPLILLLMGAEDFVSHRDLPWPSICGMSALLLVFNFLLNFGVLITLPTLISLGVVLSVPLNAVIDRYMCEIQLNSVRIIAVSIICLGFLLLLLPEDWDQCLPQLRSMLYNREEPQESARDKHSETLHIRPGEAKNCNSKTTPSIH from the exons ATGGACTCATCAGAGTGCCCAATGAAACAGAACGACTCTGTCTCAGA GGCAATGAGGAAGCCTTCAGACATGAGTCCGCGTCGCCTGTCAGATATCAGTCCTCAGATCAGACAATTGAAATCCCTTGTCATTGATGAAGATCTAAGTGAAGAACTGAAGTCATCGAGATCGGTCGAGTACATCAACAACGCATCCATAGAAGAGCGGATCCTGAGGATCACTGGTTACTATGGCTATGAGCCCTGGGACGCATCTAGAG GGGAGGACCAGCCCAACAGCGAGAAGGTGGAAGTGAAGGTAGATGGCCATTCTGCCACAGAAACAGTCAAATCAGATTGTGGGAACAGGCTGCAGGCGCTCCGCTGCTGTATGCATATGACTGCAGTACACTTGCGCAGAGCATTGTGGGGTGTCGCTGTGGTGATCTGCATCTGCGTTTCTTGGACAGGCTGCACTCAGTTGGCAAAAATAACCATCAGACGCTTGAATGTCCCATTCACACTCACTTGGTTCTCCACTTCCTGGAACTGTGCCATCTTCCCTCTTTACTACCTGGGTCACCTGTGCTGTAGCAAGGACAGACAGACTCCCAGACAGCGCTTCAG AGAGTGTTGTCAGTTCTTGGGAGATGACGTGCTGTCACTGAGGATGCTGCTCTCTCGCGTAGCTCCTTTTGGAGTGCTGTGGACTCTCACCAGCTACCTGTACCTGCAAGGCCTTCGCAGAATCCCTGCTACTGATGCCTGTGCACTTTTCTGCTGTAGTCGTGCCTTTGTCTTCCTAATATCCTGGATTGTCCTGCGGGAACGCTTTATGGGAGTGCGG ATTGTGGCAGCCATCTTAGCCATTGGGGGCATTGTTATGATGACATATGCCGATGGTTTCCACAGCTATTCTGTGATAGGCATCTCCCTTGTGGTTGGTTCTGCATCAACAGCAGCTATATATAAA GTTCTGTTTAAGCTTGTTCTGGGTAGTGCAAAGCTGGGTGAAGCAGCTGTGTATCTTACTGTCCTCGGTGGAGCTAATTTGGTCTTCATTAGCGCTGTACCTCTGATCCTGCTTCTCATGGGGGCTGAGGACTTTGTTTCACATCGAGATTTGCCATGGCCAAGCATCTGTGGCATGTCCGCTCTTCTGCTGG TGTTCAACTTCCTCTTGAATTTTGGTGTTCTGATAACACTTCCTACTCTGATTTCTCTGGGCGTCGTCCTCAGTGTGCCTCTAAATGCTG TCATAGATCGCTACATGTGTGAGATCCAGCTCAACAGTGTACGCATCATTGCGGTGTCCATCATTTGTTTGGGCTTCCTTTTGCTCTTACTGCCTGAGGACTGGGACCAGTGTCTGCCACAGTTACGATCAATGCTGTACAACCGAGAAGAGCCACAAGAGAGCGCCAGAGACAAACACTCAGAAACGCTTCACATCAGGCCGGGAGAGGCCAAGAACTGCAACTCCAAAACTACTCCCAGCATCCACTGA
- the LOC109099650 gene encoding potassium channel subfamily K member 1-like, producing MLQCLSGSSCARVIEGYRSTWYFLVLVLAYVLYLIFGALVFSAVELPYEEQLRQELRTVKQQFLNDNECVSEERLEEFLTRALEASNYGVSVLDNATDNWNWDFTSALFFASTVLSTTGYGHTVPLSDGGKAFCIIYSVVGIPFTLLFLTAVVQRIMEFSTHRPVEYLHRRWGMSKPLLAALHASLLAIITVSCFFLIPAIIFSVLEEDWNFLESFYFCFVSLSTIGLGDYVPGEGYHQRFRELYKLGITFYLILGLIAMLVVLETFCELQQLKKLRKIFYVKKQKTEDQLNIVDHDHLSFASVSDQAASFRENKTDMFPGDIVSASPTTTSNEPMDR from the exons ATGCTTCAGTGTCTGTCTGGAAGTTCTTGTGCGCGCGTCATAGAAGGTTACAGGTCTACGTGGTATTTCTTGGTCTTGGTATTGGCGTATGTGTTATATCTGATATTCGGTGCTTTGGTGTTTTCCGCGGTGGAGCTGCCGTATGAAGAGCAGCTTCGGCAAGAGCTTCGGACCGTGAAGCAGCAGTTTCTAAATGATAATGAATGTGTGTCCGAGGAAAGACTGGAGGAGTTTCTCACCAGGGCTTTAGAAGCGAGTAACTACGGTGTGTCGGTTCTCGATAATGCTACTGATAACTGGAACTGGGATTTCACATCAGCCCTCTTCTTCGCCAGCACTGTGCTGTCCACGACAG gatatgGCCACACTGTTCCTCTCTCAGATGGTGGTAAGGCCTTCTGCATCATTTACTCAGTGGTGGGAATCCCCTTCACCCTGCTGTTCCTGACTGCAGTGGTCCAGCGGATCATGGAGTTCAGTACCCACAGGCCCGTGGAGTACCTGCACCGGCGCTGGGGCATGTCCAAACCTCTGCTGGCTGCCCTGCACGCCTCCCTGCTGGCCATTATAACTGTCTCCTGCTTCTTCCTCATACCTGCTATCATCTTTTCAGTACTGGAAGAGGACTGGAATTTTCTGGAGTCCTTCTATTTCTGCTTCGTCTCTCTTAGTACTATTGGCTTAGGTGACTATGTACCAGGAGAGGGCTACCATCAGAGATTCAGAGAACTCTATAAATTGGGCATTACAT TCTACCTGATATTGGGCTTGATCGCGATGCTGGTGGTTCTGGAAACCTTCTGTGAACTTCAGCAGCTGAAGAAGCTCAGGAAGATTTTCtacgtgaaaaaacaaaaaacagaagacCAGCTAAACATTGTGGATCATGATCACCTCTCATTCGCCTCTGTGTCCGACCAGGCAGCCTCTTTTAGGGAGAATAAAACTGATATGTTTCCTGGTGACATAGTCTCTGCCTCACCTACTACTACCTCCAATGAACCAATGGACCGATGA